From Nicotiana tabacum cultivar K326 chromosome 22, ASM71507v2, whole genome shotgun sequence, one genomic window encodes:
- the LOC142176228 gene encoding uncharacterized protein LOC142176228 codes for MDVVVSPQLQAVGESIQIKVNAFTIEEGLHQAVILKFSYGKPDLQELRQLIPKQFDVKGYCNVGQLEYRHVLVMFDLFEDFVQVLSRSIGYVKSKGDEFFFRSFPWTIGFNPREETPKSVVWISFPDLPANFFAKKSLMSIASAVGKPLAVDKATQDRTRPSTARVKALLDLLAKHPKRVRINIVDKNSMKLVEHYQDIVHDNLPKYCTCFNHQGHDVKSCRWRMEKTNEEVASVVEIEGLGSIEKLEGDAREFLNA; via the exons ATGGATGTTGTCGTCTCTCCCCAGCTTCAAGCTGTGGGAGAGTCCATCCAAATCA AGGTAAATGCATTCACCATCGAAGAAGGTTTACATCAAGCAGTCATCCTCAAGTTCTCGTATGGAAAACCTGATCTTCAGGAGTTGCGACAATTGATACCCAAACAATTTGATGTCAAAGGCTACTGTAATGTTGGACAATTGGAATATCGACATGTACTGGTAATGTTTGATTTGTTTGAagattttgttcaagttttatcAAGATCCATAGGTTATGTTAAATCGAAGGGCGATGAGTTTTTCTTTAGATCGTTCCCATGGACAATTGGTTTTAATCCGCGAGAAGAAACTCCAAAGTCAGTTGTTTGGATTTCCTTTCCTGATTTACCTGCAAATTTCTTTGCCAAGAAGTCTCTAATGTCCATAGCTTCAGCAGTTGGCAAACCTTTAGCAGTAGACAAAGCGACACAAGATAGAACTCGACCAAGTACGGCCAGAGTTAAGGCGTTACTTGATTTACTTGCTAAACATCCTAAGCGAGTTAGGATAAATATTGTGGATAAAAATTCTATGAAGTTAGTTGAACATTATCAAGACATTGTGCATGATAATCTCCCAAAATATTGCACCTGCTTTAATCATCAAGGACATGACGTAAAATCGTGTCGTTGGAGGATGGAGAAAACTAACGAAGAAGTTGCGTCAGTGGTTGAAATTGAAGGGCTGGGCAGTATTGAGAAATTAGAAGGTGATGCTAGGGAGTTTCTCAATGCTTAA